In Mixta intestinalis, the following are encoded in one genomic region:
- the crtB gene encoding 15-cis-phytoene synthase CrtB encodes MNSTLMDHATETMAAGSKSFATAAKLFDARTRRSALMLYAWCRYCDDVIDGQTLGFRNAAAMSGSATQRLTMLKTETQRAFAGAEMQEPAFAAFQEVATRHAIPPQQAFDHLEGFAMDVRETHYETFADTLRYCYHVAGVVGLMMARVMGVRDEAVLDRACDLGLAFQLTNIARDIVEDAEAGRCYLPAQWLAEEGLTAQQLTDPACREPLARLAARLVAAAEPYYASAQLGLSGLPLRSAWAIATAHGVYREIGIKVNAAGPRAWDKRQGTSRAEKLVLLIKGAGLALSSRVASMPPRLPDLWQRPHRTSGNAGVPS; translated from the coding sequence ATGAACAGCACCCTGATGGATCACGCAACCGAGACGATGGCGGCAGGCTCAAAGAGTTTCGCCACCGCCGCGAAGCTGTTTGACGCCCGCACCCGGCGCAGCGCGCTGATGCTCTACGCCTGGTGTCGCTACTGCGATGATGTGATCGATGGGCAGACGCTGGGATTTCGTAATGCGGCGGCGATGAGCGGCAGCGCAACGCAGCGCCTGACGATGTTGAAAACCGAGACGCAGCGCGCTTTCGCCGGAGCGGAGATGCAGGAACCGGCTTTCGCCGCTTTTCAGGAGGTGGCGACCCGTCATGCTATTCCACCGCAGCAGGCGTTCGATCATCTGGAAGGCTTCGCAATGGACGTGCGCGAAACGCATTATGAAACGTTCGCCGATACGCTGCGCTACTGCTATCACGTCGCGGGCGTGGTGGGGTTGATGATGGCGCGAGTGATGGGCGTGCGCGATGAGGCGGTGCTGGATCGCGCCTGCGATTTGGGGCTGGCGTTTCAGTTGACCAATATCGCCCGCGATATTGTCGAGGATGCTGAAGCAGGACGCTGCTATTTACCGGCGCAGTGGCTGGCGGAGGAGGGGCTGACGGCGCAGCAGCTAACCGATCCCGCCTGTCGTGAGCCGTTAGCGCGGCTGGCGGCGCGGCTGGTGGCTGCCGCCGAGCCTTATTACGCTTCGGCGCAGCTTGGGCTGTCGGGTTTGCCGCTGCGCTCCGCCTGGGCTATCGCCACGGCGCACGGCGTATATCGGGAGATTGGGATCAAGGTTAACGCTGCCGGGCCGCGTGCCTGGGATAAGCGCCAGGGCACCAGCCGTGCGGAGAAGCTTGTTCTGTTAATCAAGGGCGCGGGGCTGGCGCTCAGTTCTCGTGTCGCGTCGATGCCGCCGCGTTTGCCCGATCTTTGGCAGCGTCCGCATCGGACATCGGGTAATGCGGGGGTTCCGTCTTAA
- a CDS encoding phytoene desaturase translates to MNKTVVIGAGFGGLALAIRLQAAGIPVLLLEQRDKPGGRAYVYQDRGFTFDAGPTVITDPSAIEELFTLAGKRMSDYVDLLPVTPFYRLCWETGQVFDYDNDQARLEEQIRRFNPRDVEGYRRFLAYSQAVFKEGYLKLGTVPFLSFRDMLRAGPQLARLQAWRSVYSMVAKFIEDERLREAFSFHSLLVGGNPFATSSIYTLIHALEREWGVWFARGGTGALVQGLVRLFQDLGGMLELNAQVDRLEMEGARIRAVRLADGRLIETAAVASNADVVHTYEKLLGHHPAGAARATALKRKRMSNSLFVLYFGLNHHHSQLAHHTVCFGPRYKALIEDIFHRDTLSEDFSLYLHAPCVTDPSLAPPGCGSYYVLAPVPHLGTANLDWTVEGPRLRDRIFAYLEQHYMPGLRSQLVTQRMFTPFDFRDRLSAHHGSAFSIEPILRQSAWFRPHNRDSQIPNLYLVGAGTHPGAGIPGVIGSAKATAGLMLETLSQ, encoded by the coding sequence TGGAACAGCGCGATAAGCCAGGCGGGCGCGCCTATGTTTATCAGGATCGGGGCTTTACTTTTGACGCAGGCCCAACGGTGATTACCGATCCCAGCGCCATCGAGGAGCTGTTTACGCTGGCGGGTAAGCGCATGTCTGACTATGTCGATCTGCTGCCGGTCACCCCTTTTTATCGCCTCTGCTGGGAGACGGGTCAGGTATTCGATTACGACAACGATCAGGCGCGGCTGGAAGAGCAGATCCGCCGCTTTAATCCACGCGATGTTGAAGGCTACCGGCGCTTTCTCGCCTACTCGCAGGCGGTGTTTAAAGAGGGTTATCTGAAGCTGGGCACGGTGCCCTTTCTCTCTTTCCGCGATATGTTGCGCGCCGGGCCGCAGCTGGCGCGTTTGCAGGCATGGCGCAGCGTTTACAGCATGGTGGCAAAATTTATTGAGGATGAGCGCCTGCGTGAGGCATTTTCGTTTCACTCGCTGCTGGTGGGCGGCAATCCCTTTGCCACTTCCTCTATCTATACGCTGATTCATGCGCTGGAACGCGAGTGGGGCGTCTGGTTTGCCCGCGGCGGTACCGGTGCGCTGGTGCAGGGGCTGGTGCGGCTGTTTCAGGATCTCGGCGGAATGCTGGAACTGAATGCGCAGGTTGACCGGCTGGAGATGGAAGGCGCGCGGATTCGCGCCGTGCGGCTGGCGGACGGACGCCTGATCGAAACGGCGGCGGTCGCCTCCAACGCTGATGTGGTGCATACCTATGAGAAACTGCTGGGACATCATCCAGCTGGCGCGGCGCGTGCCACGGCGCTGAAGCGGAAACGGATGAGCAACTCGCTGTTCGTCCTCTATTTTGGCCTGAACCATCATCACAGCCAGCTGGCGCATCATACCGTCTGCTTTGGCCCGCGTTATAAAGCGCTGATTGAAGATATTTTTCATCGCGATACGCTGTCAGAGGATTTTTCCCTCTACCTGCATGCGCCCTGCGTAACCGATCCCTCGCTGGCACCGCCAGGCTGTGGCAGCTATTACGTGCTGGCACCGGTGCCGCATCTCGGCACTGCCAATCTTGACTGGACGGTGGAGGGACCGCGCCTGCGCGACCGTATTTTCGCCTATCTGGAACAGCACTATATGCCCGGTCTGCGCAGCCAGCTGGTAACGCAGCGAATGTTTACGCCGTTTGATTTTCGCGATCGGCTCAGCGCTCATCACGGTTCGGCGTTTTCCATTGAGCCGATTCTGCGCCAGAGCGCCTGGTTCCGTCCGCATAACCGCGACAGCCAGATCCCTAACCTTTACCTGGTTGGCGCGGGCACCCATCCGGGAGCGGGAATTCCTGGCGTCATTGGTTCGGCAAAGGCGACGGCAGGATTGATGCTGGAGACGCTAAGCCAATGA